From the genome of Lentilactobacillus buchneri, one region includes:
- a CDS encoding helix-turn-helix domain-containing protein, whose protein sequence is MSLIKVNLDRVLLDKQITSKMLAAEINITPANLSILKTGKAKGIRFETLARICKVLDCQPGDILEYVPE, encoded by the coding sequence GTGTCTTTGATCAAAGTAAATCTAGACAGAGTGTTGTTGGATAAACAAATCACTTCAAAGATGTTGGCAGCAGAAATTAATATTACCCCAGCCAACCTATCGATTCTTAAAACGGGGAAAGCCAAGGGGATTCGCTTTGAGACTCTGGCAAGAATTTGTAAAGTTTTGGACTGCCAGCCAGGAGACATTTTGGAATATGTTCCGGAGTAG
- a CDS encoding helix-turn-helix domain-containing protein — MINLGNNLKEFRQYNELSQEIIACRLGVSRQAISQWEHNLTYPDIENLVRLTQIFDCDINELLF; from the coding sequence ATGATAAATCTTGGAAATAATTTAAAAGAGTTTCGCCAATACAATGAGCTTTCACAAGAAATTATTGCATGCAGATTAGGGGTTAGTCGTCAAGCAATCTCCCAATGGGAACACAACCTCACATACCCTGACATCGAAAATTTGGTAAGATTAACACAAATTTTTGATTGCGATATTAACGAATTGCTATTCTAA
- a CDS encoding ketopantoate reductase family protein encodes MKYGIIGAGAMGVRYGVMLQENAGVDVDFIDTWEPNVEKIREQGGVTVARDHENRRIVPINIYYPEEYKGHPDVWIVFKKQMQLAEELERDNKAGIFHDDQYVFSAMNGMGHFEKIAKYFPKDNIICGTAMIATRMDGPADIDFMGAEGDEVMHMARYNNEKPDTKTQAIFDDFTNAKLGPVFADEWMGMCMSKVVFNAVTNTLCTMFEMQMGQFIEYPGVRKMSQQLFDEAYDACERAGIYLIATRQEQVDSVISVSKEYKYHYPSMYQDFSKGRPTEVDYINGYIAKIGREHDYVCRTHEFVVQEVHMAEMMRKYHKPQTNVADQNDDTQKAGVRV; translated from the coding sequence ATGAAGTACGGTATTATTGGCGCAGGAGCAATGGGAGTTAGGTATGGCGTAATGTTACAAGAGAATGCCGGGGTCGACGTTGATTTCATCGACACTTGGGAGCCAAACGTTGAGAAGATCCGCGAACAAGGCGGTGTCACTGTCGCTCGTGACCACGAAAACCGACGCATTGTTCCAATCAACATCTACTATCCAGAAGAATATAAAGGTCACCCGGATGTTTGGATTGTTTTCAAGAAGCAGATGCAGTTAGCTGAAGAATTAGAGCGCGATAATAAGGCCGGTATCTTTCATGATGATCAATATGTCTTTTCTGCAATGAATGGAATGGGCCACTTTGAAAAGATTGCCAAGTATTTCCCTAAAGATAACATTATCTGTGGGACTGCGATGATTGCCACTCGAATGGATGGCCCAGCTGATATTGATTTCATGGGGGCTGAAGGTGACGAGGTCATGCACATGGCTCGTTACAACAACGAAAAGCCGGACACCAAGACTCAAGCGATCTTCGACGACTTCACCAATGCCAAATTAGGACCGGTCTTCGCCGACGAATGGATGGGCATGTGCATGTCCAAAGTTGTTTTCAACGCTGTGACGAACACATTATGTACAATGTTTGAAATGCAAATGGGCCAGTTCATCGAGTATCCGGGTGTTCGAAAGATGTCGCAGCAATTATTCGATGAAGCCTATGACGCTTGTGAGCGGGCCGGAATTTATCTTATCGCCACTCGTCAGGAACAGGTTGATTCAGTCATTAGTGTCAGCAAGGAATACAAATATCATTATCCATCAATGTATCAAGATTTCTCAAAGGGCCGACCAACTGAAGTTGATTACATTAACGGCTACATTGCCAAAATTGGTCGTGAACACGACTACGTTTGCCGAACCCACGAGTTTGTGGTTCAAGAAGTTCACATGGCAGAAATGATGCGGAAATACCACAAACCGCAAACGAACGTGGCAGATCAAAATGATGACACACAAAAGGCAGGTGTTCGCGTATGA
- a CDS encoding ASCH domain-containing protein, with translation MDILKMDATDYWEDFMRRSRTQKTNFETWSFTNRPNSTDMLVEMVVRGQKTAASSWFDFYDADQVVPKVGDYRMLLKRNGDPACIVQLKVVEVVPFKWVSQEHAYLEGEGNRSLKYWRQLHKQLFRKQAKIRGKSFSLESPVVCEVFEVIDTPQI, from the coding sequence ATGGATATTTTGAAAATGGATGCAACCGATTACTGGGAAGACTTTATGCGTCGCAGCCGCACCCAGAAAACTAATTTTGAAACTTGGTCGTTTACCAACCGGCCCAATTCAACTGATATGTTGGTTGAAATGGTAGTTCGTGGACAGAAGACCGCTGCCAGCTCCTGGTTTGATTTTTATGATGCCGACCAGGTGGTGCCAAAGGTCGGCGACTATCGGATGTTACTCAAGCGGAATGGCGATCCGGCCTGCATTGTTCAGCTAAAAGTTGTCGAGGTTGTCCCATTCAAATGGGTATCTCAAGAACACGCCTATTTGGAAGGCGAAGGGAATCGTTCGCTGAAATATTGGCGGCAACTCCACAAACAGCTTTTCCGGAAGCAAGCCAAGATTCGTGGCAAGTCGTTTTCACTGGAAAGCCCCGTTGTCTGCGAAGTATTTGAGGTCATTGATACCCCACAAATTTAA
- a CDS encoding MFS transporter: protein MDSTVNEQNENAQKHPFLVITVVAFMTFMGVLTETSMNVTFPTLMDQFNISLPTVQWVTTGYLLMVALLTITSAFLKRRFTNKQLFVSAALLFIAGDVMCGLAPNYWTLLVGRLVQAGCVGLTGPLMNNIILDVVPAHKLGTYMGMANLIVLVAPALGPMFGGAVVSFASWRMIFWITVPITLVLLLLGIFIIKQYTPTEHYEFDWLRFGVLALAMITLLMGFNIVGQRGFLVKFICYMVVSAASFCLFGWLSKSSHKALFKLSVFKRPVFLFSFLPYVFLQYSNIGLNFMLPSYVQIVNSASAFIAGLILLPGSVLNGLGQPIYGWMLDRFGGKLPLYLGNSLFLVPIVIMMVMGQQMSVLVITILYTVYATGRSMAFGNSMAYGLKHLPKDEQKDANAIYGTGNMLAGSLGTTVIATMMTSVHIYTLSYVQNIVVGSRLAFGMLALLGLVNFFLFRKLFKSGK from the coding sequence GTGGATTCCACTGTTAATGAACAAAATGAGAACGCCCAAAAGCATCCATTCCTGGTGATTACCGTCGTGGCATTCATGACCTTTATGGGAGTGCTGACTGAAACATCGATGAACGTTACCTTCCCAACTTTGATGGACCAGTTCAACATTTCCCTGCCCACCGTTCAATGGGTCACCACGGGGTATCTGCTGATGGTGGCGCTATTGACGATTACCTCAGCCTTTTTGAAACGGCGGTTCACCAACAAACAGCTCTTTGTGTCAGCAGCACTGCTGTTCATTGCCGGGGATGTGATGTGCGGTTTGGCGCCAAATTATTGGACGCTACTGGTGGGGCGCTTGGTCCAGGCGGGATGTGTTGGCCTGACGGGACCACTAATGAATAACATTATTTTAGACGTCGTTCCCGCCCACAAATTGGGAACCTATATGGGGATGGCCAACTTGATCGTCTTGGTTGCACCAGCGTTGGGGCCAATGTTCGGCGGGGCGGTCGTGTCATTTGCCAGCTGGCGGATGATTTTTTGGATCACCGTGCCGATTACCCTGGTTCTGTTGCTGTTGGGGATCTTCATTATCAAGCAGTATACGCCGACCGAACACTATGAGTTTGACTGGCTGCGGTTCGGTGTGCTGGCGTTAGCAATGATTACCCTGCTCATGGGCTTTAATATTGTGGGCCAGCGTGGGTTTTTAGTTAAATTCATCTGCTACATGGTGGTCAGTGCCGCTTCATTTTGCTTGTTCGGCTGGCTGTCAAAATCCAGTCACAAAGCATTATTCAAACTGTCCGTCTTCAAACGACCGGTATTTCTGTTTAGTTTTCTACCCTATGTTTTTCTGCAGTATTCAAACATCGGCCTGAACTTCATGCTGCCAAGTTATGTGCAGATTGTGAACAGCGCCAGTGCCTTTATCGCTGGGCTGATTTTGCTGCCCGGGAGTGTCCTAAATGGATTGGGACAGCCGATTTATGGATGGATGTTGGACCGATTTGGCGGCAAACTACCTCTTTATCTGGGGAATTCGCTGTTTCTCGTTCCAATTGTGATTATGATGGTAATGGGTCAACAAATGTCCGTTTTGGTGATTACCATTCTGTACACGGTTTACGCAACGGGCCGTTCGATGGCGTTTGGCAATAGCATGGCCTATGGCTTGAAACATTTGCCAAAAGATGAACAGAAGGATGCCAATGCCATATACGGCACCGGAAATATGTTGGCGGGATCGCTTGGAACAACGGTCATTGCGACTATGATGACCTCGGTACACATCTACACCCTGTCTTATGTGCAAAACATCGTCGTCGGCAGCCGGTTGGCATTTGGGATGTTGGCTTTGCTTGGGCTGGTTAACTTTTTCCTGTTTAGGAAGTTGTTTAAGAGCGGCAAGTAG
- a CDS encoding 3-hydroxyacyl-CoA dehydrogenase: MTIKNVTVAGSGVLGSQIAFQTAFKGFNVTVYDINEDAINAAKERIKGLRHSYRHDIAATDADFEAGLSRISYTWDLADAVKNADLVIEAIPERLDIKKPFYNKIGEMAPKEAIFTSNSSTLVPSALMEDTGRPSQFLNMHFANQVWLNNTAEIMGSPKTDPKIYDEIVEFARNIGMIPIELKKEQPGYILNSLLIPLLSAGEELWVKGVADPEMIDKTWMAATGAPMGPFAILDVVGIRTAYNITATQAKSGEDPNAQVLADKLKELLDAGKLGMESGEGFYHYPNPAYKDPDFLKI, encoded by the coding sequence ATGACAATCAAAAACGTAACGGTTGCAGGTAGTGGGGTTTTAGGAAGCCAAATTGCTTTCCAAACAGCTTTTAAAGGATTCAACGTCACAGTTTATGATATTAACGAGGATGCCATTAATGCCGCCAAGGAGCGAATCAAGGGGTTGCGACACAGTTATCGGCATGACATTGCGGCCACCGATGCCGATTTCGAAGCTGGTTTATCACGAATCAGCTATACTTGGGATTTGGCAGACGCAGTTAAAAATGCTGACCTGGTCATCGAAGCCATTCCAGAGCGACTAGACATCAAGAAACCGTTCTACAACAAGATTGGTGAGATGGCACCCAAAGAGGCCATCTTTACCAGTAATTCATCAACGTTGGTTCCAAGTGCACTGATGGAAGATACCGGCCGGCCGAGCCAGTTCTTAAACATGCACTTTGCCAACCAAGTTTGGCTGAACAACACCGCTGAAATAATGGGATCGCCAAAAACAGATCCAAAAATCTACGATGAAATTGTCGAATTTGCTCGAAACATTGGCATGATTCCAATCGAGTTAAAGAAAGAACAACCCGGCTATATTCTGAACTCACTGTTAATTCCACTGTTGAGCGCTGGTGAAGAACTTTGGGTAAAGGGGGTTGCCGATCCAGAAATGATTGATAAGACCTGGATGGCAGCCACCGGTGCACCAATGGGTCCATTTGCCATTCTGGATGTCGTTGGCATCCGGACCGCTTACAACATCACTGCGACCCAAGCCAAGAGTGGCGAAGATCCAAATGCTCAAGTTCTCGCTGACAAACTCAAGGAATTACTGGATGCCGGCAAGCTGGGAATGGAATCCGGCGAAGGCTTCTACCACTATCCAAATCCAGCATATAAAGATCCAGACTTTTTGAAGATTTAA
- a CDS encoding helix-turn-helix domain-containing protein codes for MVLGQRIKEEREKLGWTQDRLAEELHVSRQAISKWEVGSAYPDIERLIQLSDLFGVSLDSLIKGDERLQKKIVIGSNHDQMNFWGFMNYNSSVILPVAVLIFVAVIVIFG; via the coding sequence ATGGTGTTGGGACAACGCATTAAAGAAGAACGTGAAAAGTTGGGCTGGACCCAGGATCGATTGGCCGAAGAGCTGCATGTCAGCCGCCAAGCGATTTCTAAATGGGAAGTTGGTTCAGCGTATCCGGATATTGAACGGTTGATTCAGTTAAGTGATTTATTTGGGGTTAGTTTGGACAGCTTGATTAAGGGCGACGAGCGGCTGCAGAAAAAGATTGTCATCGGAAGTAATCATGATCAAATGAACTTTTGGGGATTTATGAATTATAATAGTTCAGTCATCCTCCCCGTCGCCGTCCTGATCTTCGTTGCGGTAATTGTCATTTTTGGATAA
- a CDS encoding IS30 family transposase produces MDHYKHITIDERETIFLMRNHGNSLREIASHIKKSYSTISRELSRNSTGKSYSPSKAQEKYKQRKGNCGRVSLLSNPQVVEVVREHFCEDLWSPEEISNRLAVEKYPVQISTTTIYRGIFNGLFDNLFKSGSSSAVRHLRHHGKSRHNKAYQEKRGKIPIPNKIHDRPREADNRVEIGHWEGDTVLGKSGKACVVTLVDRKSRYLLIGKAAKRTSEAVTDTLSDLMKLWPGRSLTITPDRGKEFAKVQCLTDKFGTPFYFPDPHSPWQRGTNENTNGLLREYLPKGTDLDSITDRRIQAYAEQMNNRPRKCLGWKTPYEIFFNVVLHLI; encoded by the coding sequence ATGGATCACTACAAGCATATTACCATAGATGAACGGGAAACTATCTTTTTAATGAGGAATCATGGAAACTCACTTCGTGAGATTGCCAGCCATATCAAGAAAAGTTACTCAACCATTTCTCGAGAATTAAGCCGTAATTCTACTGGTAAATCCTATTCACCTTCGAAGGCTCAGGAGAAGTACAAACAGCGCAAAGGCAACTGTGGCAGAGTCTCTCTTTTGAGTAATCCTCAGGTGGTTGAAGTGGTGAGAGAACACTTCTGCGAAGACCTTTGGTCTCCGGAGGAAATATCGAATCGCTTGGCAGTCGAAAAGTATCCGGTGCAGATCAGTACCACGACTATTTACCGTGGGATTTTCAATGGCTTATTTGATAATTTGTTTAAATCTGGCAGCTCTAGTGCCGTGCGCCATCTAAGGCATCACGGCAAGTCTCGCCACAATAAAGCTTATCAAGAAAAGCGAGGCAAGATTCCAATCCCCAACAAGATTCATGATCGTCCGCGAGAAGCTGACAACCGTGTAGAAATTGGTCACTGGGAAGGTGATACCGTGTTAGGCAAAAGCGGAAAGGCTTGTGTCGTTACATTGGTTGATCGAAAATCTCGTTACCTGCTTATTGGTAAGGCTGCTAAAAGAACTTCAGAAGCAGTCACGGATACTTTGAGCGACTTAATGAAGCTATGGCCTGGTAGATCGTTAACGATTACCCCGGATAGGGGTAAAGAGTTTGCCAAAGTTCAATGTTTAACTGATAAGTTTGGTACGCCCTTCTACTTTCCCGATCCTCACTCTCCTTGGCAACGAGGAACTAACGAAAATACTAACGGCTTGCTTCGCGAATATTTGCCAAAAGGAACTGACCTTGATTCAATTACTGACCGCCGGATACAAGCATATGCAGAACAAATGAATAATCGTCCCCGTAAATGTCTCGGATGGAAAACGCCTTATGAAATATTCTTTAATGTAGTGTTGCACTTAATTTGA
- a CDS encoding homoserine dehydrogenase, translating to MNIAILGFGTVGSGVYKIIKNAKRQAQNLHVKHILIRKNKKPDLPEMTDSIDEILNDQDVDVVVEVIGGIEPAHQYIVDALKHHKHVITANKAVIAQYMDEFTRVAAQNDAKFYFESSVGGGIPWIQGLERALRVDDVNKIQGIFNGTSNFILDQMHRTGKPFNEVLMEAQQLGYAEADPSADIDGLDVANKLCISVDIAYDLFIKPTEELPIFGIRNITEDDMTHFDKLGMTIKLMGKSHQRGHEFDYMVEPTLYYGDTLEAHTRDNYNLISLIGETIGTLKFMGQGAGQLPTANAVIQDILDIFQGKEHLKREFKSTFKFQPNLTRNNYIVRSEIDCSQLFGDYAPELRGDYLVVHDIPVGEMHQKMRRVLQRDETAFMASLPTKKGGAEK from the coding sequence GTGAATATTGCGATATTAGGATTCGGAACAGTCGGTTCCGGCGTTTACAAGATTATTAAGAATGCGAAGCGCCAAGCCCAAAACCTCCATGTAAAGCATATTTTGATCAGAAAGAATAAAAAACCGGATTTACCGGAAATGACTGACAGCATTGATGAAATTTTGAACGATCAAGATGTCGATGTTGTGGTTGAAGTCATCGGTGGCATTGAACCGGCGCATCAATACATAGTCGATGCCTTGAAGCACCATAAGCACGTTATTACCGCTAATAAAGCAGTGATTGCTCAGTATATGGATGAATTCACGAGAGTGGCTGCCCAAAACGACGCAAAATTTTATTTTGAATCCAGCGTCGGTGGTGGGATTCCCTGGATTCAAGGCTTGGAGCGGGCTTTACGGGTCGACGATGTGAATAAGATCCAAGGAATCTTCAATGGAACGAGTAATTTTATCCTCGACCAGATGCACCGAACCGGCAAACCATTCAACGAAGTGTTGATGGAGGCCCAACAATTAGGTTACGCCGAGGCCGATCCAAGTGCCGATATCGACGGCCTCGATGTAGCCAACAAATTATGTATCAGCGTCGATATTGCATACGACCTATTTATCAAGCCAACCGAGGAATTGCCAATCTTTGGGATTCGTAACATTACCGAAGATGACATGACTCACTTTGACAAGTTGGGGATGACCATCAAATTGATGGGTAAGAGTCACCAGCGGGGCCATGAGTTTGACTACATGGTTGAGCCGACCTTGTACTACGGCGACACCCTCGAAGCCCACACCCGTGACAACTATAATTTGATTTCATTGATTGGCGAGACGATTGGGACTTTGAAGTTCATGGGTCAGGGAGCTGGCCAACTGCCAACTGCCAACGCCGTGATTCAAGATATCTTGGATATTTTCCAAGGTAAGGAACATTTGAAGCGGGAATTTAAGAGTACCTTTAAGTTCCAGCCGAACCTGACCCGGAATAATTACATTGTCCGATCAGAGATTGATTGCTCACAGCTGTTTGGCGACTATGCCCCGGAACTTCGGGGTGACTATCTGGTCGTTCATGACATTCCAGTCGGTGAGATGCATCAAAAGATGAGACGAGTGTTACAACGCGATGAAACCGCGTTTATGGCAAGTTTACCAACTAAGAAAGGAGGAGCAGAAAAATGA
- a CDS encoding TDT family transporter yields MKLFLKKLPLPICGLILGIASLGNLFKAIGLPVIGNVWGILALVLILLVIAKIGVHFKLSLNDLNDPIIASVAPTFTMSLMIISTFLKSWGLPVLPTAVWTFAVILQFVIMGYFIYRHLLRPTVELDHVYPSWFVTFVGIGVIPVTANNFIPALGTPVLWLSLGLYAILLPIVCIRLLRREFMFEATLPLLTIMAAPASLCLTGYLSMNTNPSWGFALAMVILAQGLYWGTLTKIFKYVRLAFYPSFGAFTFPLVISATALNLFNNSFHLGNGLNSIIGTIANLEITLATFMVVFVVIKYGQFLVKLATQAVTENKIAASENETTVK; encoded by the coding sequence ATGAAGTTATTTTTGAAGAAGTTACCTTTACCAATTTGTGGATTAATTCTTGGGATTGCCTCGTTAGGAAACCTGTTTAAGGCAATTGGCTTACCAGTGATTGGCAATGTCTGGGGGATTCTTGCCCTGGTTCTGATTTTACTGGTGATCGCAAAGATTGGCGTTCATTTTAAATTAAGTCTGAACGACTTGAACGACCCGATTATTGCATCCGTTGCCCCAACCTTCACGATGTCTTTGATGATTATCAGTACATTCCTGAAATCATGGGGGCTTCCAGTATTACCCACAGCCGTTTGGACGTTCGCAGTGATTTTGCAATTTGTCATTATGGGTTATTTTATCTACCGCCATTTGCTACGTCCGACAGTTGAACTCGATCATGTTTATCCAAGTTGGTTCGTAACTTTTGTGGGAATCGGAGTGATTCCGGTTACCGCAAATAATTTCATTCCGGCACTTGGGACACCGGTATTGTGGCTGTCTCTTGGGCTCTACGCAATTCTATTGCCAATTGTCTGCATTCGCTTGCTTCGACGGGAGTTTATGTTTGAAGCAACCTTGCCGCTATTGACGATTATGGCTGCTCCGGCATCATTGTGCCTGACCGGTTATCTGTCGATGAATACCAACCCATCGTGGGGATTCGCCTTAGCAATGGTGATCCTGGCTCAAGGGTTGTATTGGGGAACCCTGACGAAGATCTTTAAATACGTTCGGTTAGCCTTTTACCCCAGTTTCGGGGCCTTTACATTCCCCTTGGTGATTTCTGCCACTGCATTGAATCTGTTTAATAACAGTTTCCACTTGGGAAACGGTCTCAACTCAATCATTGGCACGATCGCAAACCTGGAAATCACCCTGGCAACCTTTATGGTCGTCTTTGTGGTGATCAAGTATGGCCAATTCCTGGTGAAGCTTGCCACCCAAGCAGTTACGGAAAACAAAATAGCTGCGTCTGAAAATGAAACCACCGTTAAATAA
- a CDS encoding aspartate kinase, which produces MIVAKFGGSSVADAGQFKKVRAIVEANADRKVIVVSAAGKSDSEAIKVTDLLIEVEKLRDAGEDYMPVYNHIQSRFVGIRDALGLKVGIETDLQKIAKQIPNCSHDYLVSRGEFLTAKLMADFLGYQFIDAARFLVFDQNGVNYGESINRLRDFLSYDDHIVVPGFYGVDEDGLTHLMPRGGSDISGALLANFVDADLYENWTDVSGIKMADPRIINNSRKITELTYEELQELSYMGISVFQEEAIQPAKEKQIPIAILNTNHPEEDGTLVVDSANSNAHQLVTGIAGKKDYVVISIQKYQLNKRLDVMAKVFSVIQKFGVKFDYVPAGTDSVQFLAKRTDVDGKLMAIVNSLKSTCDLDSVKLEKNIAMVAAVSSQLSKRPAIAGKILDLLDNSQIKIHLVVQEGSDIKVVFGVANSDYEKTIEKIYRSAAVSATRLKMVI; this is translated from the coding sequence ATGATAGTAGCTAAATTTGGTGGAAGTTCAGTTGCGGATGCCGGCCAATTTAAAAAGGTCCGGGCAATCGTAGAAGCAAATGCAGATCGAAAAGTAATCGTGGTGAGTGCCGCAGGTAAGAGTGATAGTGAGGCGATTAAAGTCACCGATTTATTAATTGAAGTTGAGAAACTTCGAGATGCCGGTGAAGATTACATGCCAGTGTATAACCACATCCAAAGCCGATTTGTCGGCATTCGGGATGCACTTGGTTTGAAGGTGGGCATTGAAACCGACTTGCAGAAAATTGCCAAGCAGATTCCTAACTGCAGTCATGATTATTTGGTATCACGAGGCGAATTTTTAACTGCCAAATTAATGGCCGATTTCCTTGGCTACCAATTCATTGACGCTGCCCGCTTTCTGGTATTTGACCAAAACGGCGTCAACTATGGGGAATCCATTAACCGTCTGCGCGACTTTTTAAGCTACGATGACCACATCGTCGTTCCCGGTTTCTATGGGGTTGATGAAGACGGTTTGACTCACTTGATGCCTCGCGGTGGAAGTGACATTTCCGGTGCGCTGTTGGCCAACTTTGTGGATGCCGATCTCTATGAGAACTGGACTGACGTGTCAGGCATTAAGATGGCTGATCCTCGGATTATCAATAACTCCCGCAAGATTACCGAACTAACTTATGAAGAACTCCAAGAACTGTCCTATATGGGCATCAGCGTCTTTCAGGAAGAGGCGATTCAACCTGCCAAAGAAAAGCAGATTCCAATTGCCATTTTAAACACTAATCATCCTGAAGAAGATGGGACCCTGGTAGTCGATTCTGCGAACAGTAACGCTCACCAGTTGGTAACTGGAATTGCCGGTAAGAAGGATTATGTGGTGATTTCCATCCAAAAGTATCAATTGAACAAACGCCTTGATGTGATGGCCAAAGTCTTCTCCGTGATTCAAAAGTTTGGCGTCAAATTTGATTACGTCCCAGCCGGAACCGATTCAGTTCAATTTTTGGCGAAGCGGACGGATGTTGACGGCAAATTGATGGCGATTGTCAACTCACTGAAGTCAACCTGCGATTTAGACAGTGTCAAATTGGAGAAAAACATCGCTATGGTTGCGGCGGTTTCCTCCCAACTTAGTAAACGCCCGGCAATCGCTGGTAAGATTCTCGACCTTTTGGATAACAGTCAGATTAAGATTCATTTGGTGGTCCAGGAAGGCAGCGATATTAAAGTCGTCTTTGGCGTTGCCAATAGTGATTACGAAAAAACCATCGAAAAAATCTACCGGAGCGCTGCTGTAAGTGCGACCAGGCTTAAGATGGTAATTTAA
- a CDS encoding PLP-dependent aminotransferase family protein → MSFRFSERVPKNDSDPVGDILKVAGSPDVISFAGGLPAPELFPIEALKKVTNEVFDESGREALQYSSAIGYPALREQIAQRMNRQGIKATADNIMITTGSQQSIDITAKMFVNPGDTVIVEKPTYLCALDVFRSYGAHIVGVEMDEDGMRMDQLEKAVAANPNTKFIYTIPNFQNPTGRTMSAERREQMIEIANKYDIMIMEDDPYGAIRFAGDDIEPVKFYDNEERVIYLSTFSKILAPGLRLGWIVMNKDLMPKYSVMKQSADVHSDNLTQHIVAKFMAEYNIDEHVNKIRKVYRKRENVMMAAIEKYFPAGVNYSHPQGGLFIWVEVPGDVDTIKLFNTCIKHNVAFVPGEPFYPDKVTPGTFRLNYSNMSEEQIQTGIERLGSAIKETIDQNQTTRVAQH, encoded by the coding sequence ATGAGTTTCCGATTTTCAGAACGAGTTCCCAAAAACGATAGCGATCCGGTCGGCGATATATTAAAAGTCGCCGGCAGCCCAGATGTGATTTCCTTTGCTGGCGGGTTACCCGCCCCTGAATTATTTCCCATTGAGGCCTTAAAGAAAGTGACCAATGAGGTGTTCGATGAGAGTGGTCGGGAAGCATTACAGTATTCTTCTGCTATTGGTTATCCTGCCTTACGTGAGCAAATTGCCCAACGCATGAACAGGCAGGGCATCAAAGCCACTGCGGATAATATAATGATTACAACCGGTTCGCAACAGTCGATCGACATCACCGCTAAAATGTTTGTCAATCCTGGTGATACAGTGATCGTCGAGAAGCCGACCTACCTTTGTGCCTTAGATGTTTTCCGCAGTTATGGTGCCCATATTGTCGGTGTGGAAATGGATGAAGACGGCATGCGGATGGATCAACTGGAAAAGGCCGTTGCTGCTAATCCCAACACCAAATTTATTTACACGATCCCGAATTTCCAAAATCCAACTGGTCGAACCATGTCGGCTGAACGTCGTGAACAAATGATTGAGATTGCCAACAAGTACGACATCATGATCATGGAAGATGATCCTTATGGGGCCATCCGGTTTGCCGGCGACGACATTGAACCGGTCAAGTTTTATGATAATGAAGAGCGGGTAATTTACTTAAGTACCTTCTCGAAAATCTTAGCTCCTGGATTAAGATTAGGCTGGATCGTGATGAACAAAGACTTAATGCCTAAATATAGTGTGATGAAACAATCCGCAGATGTTCATTCGGATAATTTAACCCAACACATTGTTGCTAAATTTATGGCTGAATATAACATTGACGAGCATGTCAATAAGATTCGCAAAGTTTATCGCAAACGTGAAAATGTGATGATGGCAGCCATCGAGAAGTATTTCCCAGCCGGCGTCAACTATAGTCACCCACAAGGCGGCCTGTTCATTTGGGTCGAAGTGCCGGGAGATGTTGATACCATTAAATTATTCAACACCTGCATTAAGCACAACGTCGCCTTTGTACCAGGTGAACCATTTTATCCTGACAAGGTCACTCCTGGAACCTTCAGATTAAACTATTCCAACATGTCTGAAGAACAGATTCAAACCGGGATTGAGCGCTTAGGCAGTGCGATTAAAGAAACAATTGACCAAAATCAAACCACTCGTGTGGCTCAGCACTAA